One part of the Mariniblastus fucicola genome encodes these proteins:
- a CDS encoding P-II family nitrogen regulator, whose translation MKLIIAIVQPHKLDTIKRRLNRIEVTRLTIMDCQGFGRQQGKSDMPGANEVQLNLRRKIQLQIAVNEEFVEPTIEALVAGAKSGEAGTIGDGKIFVLPLDDCIRVRTGERGPDAI comes from the coding sequence GTGAAGTTGATCATCGCTATCGTTCAGCCGCACAAGCTGGACACGATCAAGCGGCGGCTGAATCGAATCGAGGTGACTCGACTGACGATCATGGATTGCCAGGGCTTTGGACGTCAGCAGGGAAAGTCCGACATGCCGGGCGCGAATGAAGTCCAACTGAACCTCCGTCGCAAGATTCAACTACAGATCGCGGTGAACGAAGAGTTCGTCGAACCGACCATCGAAGCCCTCGTTGCCGGCGCCAAATCAGGGGAAGCCGGTACGATCGGCGATGGAAAGATCTTCGTGTTGCCGCTGGACGATTGCATTCGAGTGCGAACCGGTGAACGCGGGCCAGACGCGATTTAG
- a CDS encoding calcium/sodium antiporter, translated as MDIALNIGWVILGLAGLYYGAEWLVRGAAGMAITAGISTLVVGLTVVAFGTSMPELIVSIQANLKDSGDIALGNVIGSNICNIGLVLAIAAVMTPIVVHIQVIRRELPLLIAVSLVFVVMLLIDDKISRFEGLILALGITIYSVSCIRIASRNPDDPIASIEDEVADLQDEGGEPRYGLNILLIVAGLVVLGLGADRLVAGGEFLALKFGVSKAVIGLTLIAFGTSLPELATTFVACAKNETELAAGNAIGSCLFNLLCVVGFTALIKPINSTSIAMEDLAAMFGFALATFLLMRKGQTLGRVGGIGLLVTYLAYTAYVWIRG; from the coding sequence ATGGATATCGCTCTCAATATTGGCTGGGTAATTCTGGGACTGGCCGGGCTGTATTACGGCGCGGAATGGCTGGTTCGTGGAGCAGCAGGTATGGCGATCACGGCAGGGATTTCGACACTGGTCGTCGGCCTGACCGTCGTTGCGTTCGGCACGAGTATGCCGGAACTGATCGTCAGCATCCAGGCGAACCTCAAAGACAGCGGTGACATTGCGCTCGGCAACGTCATTGGCTCAAATATCTGCAACATTGGCTTGGTGCTTGCCATCGCTGCGGTGATGACTCCGATTGTCGTTCACATTCAGGTGATTCGACGGGAACTACCACTGCTGATCGCGGTTTCACTGGTGTTCGTGGTCATGCTTTTGATCGACGACAAAATCAGCCGTTTCGAAGGCCTGATCCTGGCATTGGGAATCACCATCTATTCTGTCAGCTGCATTCGGATCGCCAGCCGAAACCCGGACGATCCCATCGCGTCAATCGAAGATGAAGTGGCGGACTTGCAAGACGAAGGTGGTGAACCTCGCTACGGCTTGAACATTTTGCTCATCGTCGCTGGCTTGGTCGTGCTTGGTCTGGGAGCCGATCGATTGGTTGCCGGAGGCGAGTTTCTGGCTTTGAAATTCGGCGTTTCCAAAGCCGTCATTGGGCTAACGCTGATTGCGTTCGGCACCAGCTTGCCTGAGCTGGCGACCACCTTCGTCGCCTGTGCGAAAAATGAGACAGAGCTGGCGGCCGGAAACGCAATCGGCTCCTGCCTTTTTAATCTGCTGTGCGTCGTGGGCTTCACAGCGTTGATCAAACCAATCAATTCGACTTCAATCGCGATGGAGGACCTTGCAGCGATGTTCGGTTTCGCACTCGCGACATTTTTGCTGATGCGAAAAGGACAAACGCTGGGTCGCGTCGGCGGAATCGGTCTGCTGGTGACATATCTTGCATATACCGCTTATGTCTGGATTCGAGGATAG